The region GCCTGGACGACAGACTGGGATGTGTGGATTTCTGAATTTTCTATAGCTATTCCACCTTCAGGCGCTGTTTTTCCTTATGAAAAACAGGCCACCGACAAGATTTGCGCCCCTTTAGCCGACGACAGCCGTGAGGTTGACGTCAGTGCATTAAGACACGGGGCCATCGGTTGATTCTCGTCCAGGGTAACGATGCCCGCAGCTACATCACTCATGTGAGAATAACGAGTAAGTCACGATGAAAAGAATGTTAATTAACGCATCTCAGCAGGAAGAGTTGCGCGTTGCCCTTGTTGACGGCCAACGTCTGTACGATCTGGATATCGAAAGCCCCGGACACGAGCAGAAAAAAGCCAATATCTACAAAGGTAAAATCACCCGTGTTGAACCCAGCCTTGAAGCGGCATTTGTCGATTACGGTGCTGAACGCCACGGTTTCCTCCCTCTGAAAGAAATTTCCCGCGAATACTTCCCTGCTAATTACAACGCACACGGCCGTCCAAACATCAAAGAGGTGTTGCGAGAAGGTCAGGAAGTTATCGTGCAAATCGATAAAGAGGAGCGTGGAAATAAAGGTGCGGCCTTAACCACCTTCATTTCTCTGGCCGGTAGCTATTTAGTCCTGATGCCGAATAACCCGCGTGCCGGGGGGATTTCCCGCCGTATCGAAGGTGACGATCGCACCGAACTGAAAGAAGCGCTGTCCGCACTGGAACTGCCAGACGGCATGGGCTTGATCGTGCGTACCGCAGGCGTTGGCAAATCTGCCGAATCGCTGCAGTGGGACCTGAGTTTCCGACTGAAGCACTGGGAAGCGATCAAAAAAGCCGCTGATAGCCGCCCTGCCCCGTTCCTGATCCACCAGGAAAGCAACGTCATCGTGCGTGCCTTCCGCGACTATCTGCGTCAGGATATTGGTGAGATTCTCATTGATAACCCGAAAGTGCTGGAGCTGGCGCGTCAGCATATTGCTGCGCTCGGTCGCCCGGACTTCAGCAGCAAAATTAAACTGTACACCGGTGAAATCCCGCTGTTCAGCCACTACCAAATTGAGTCGCAGATTGAATCTGCATTCCAGCGTGAAGTGCGCTTGCCTTCCGGTGGCTCGATTGTTATCGACAGCACCGAAGCACTGACCGCCATCGATATCAACTCCGCCCGTGCAACACGCGGTGGCGACATCGAAGAGACGGCCTTCAATACTAACCTCGAAGCGGCTGATGAAATCGCTCGTCAGTTGCGCCTGCGCGACCTCGGCGGCCTGATCGTCATCGACTTCATCGATATGACACCGGTTCGACACCAGCGCGCGGTTGAAAACCGTCTGCGTGAAGCGGTTCGTCAGGATCGTGCGCGCATTCAAATCAGTCACATTTCACGTTTCGGTCTGCTGGAAATGTCGCGTCAGCGTCTTAGCCCATCATTGGGTGAATCCAGCCATCACGTCTGCCCACGTTGTAGCGGCACCGGCACCATCCGTGATAACGAATCGCTCTCGCTGTCTATCTTGCGTCTGATTGAAGAAGAAGCGCTGAAAGACAACACCAAAGAAGTGCATGCGATTGTACCTGTGCCCGTCGCCTCGTATCTGCTGAACGAAAAACGTGATGCAGTCAGTGCGATCGAGAAACGCCAGGGTGGTGTGCGTGCCATCATCGTGCCAAACGATCAGATGGAAACGCCACATTACTCTGTGCTGCGCGTGCGCAAAGGCGAAGAGACGCAGACACTTTCTTACCACCTGCCGAAATTGCATGAAGCTGAGATGGCACTGCCTTCGGAAGAAGAGCATGCCGAACGTCGTCGCCCTGAGCAGCCAGCCCTGGCCGCCTTTGTGATGCCTGATGCGCCGCCTGCGCCGGTTGAAGTGGAGAAAGAGAGCCACTCTGCGGTTAAAGCGGATGCAAAACCGGCAGCTGCCGCTGCGGCGCCTGCCGTTGCCAGCACTGGCTTTGTCGCTCGCCTGTTGGGCGGTTTGAAAAAACTGTTTGCTGGCGATGCACCTGCTGCTGCACCTGTTGAAGCTAAACCGGAAGAGAAAGCCGCTGAAAGTGAGAACAATCAGCAGCGTGGTGACCGCCGTAACAACCGTCGTAGCAATAATCGTCGCGATCGCACTCCGCGCAACGGTGAAAATGCTCAGGGTCGCGAAGGCCGTGAACCGCGCGAAGCTCGTGAGCCACGCGAATCGCGTGAACCACGTGAAGCCCGTGAGCCGCGTGACAATCAGGACAATCGCCGTAATAAGCGTCAGAACGAGCCTCGTGGCGAACGTCCAGCGTTGACCGATGAGCAGCTGCAGCAGCGTG is a window of Pantoea rwandensis DNA encoding:
- the rne gene encoding ribonuclease E → MKRMLINASQQEELRVALVDGQRLYDLDIESPGHEQKKANIYKGKITRVEPSLEAAFVDYGAERHGFLPLKEISREYFPANYNAHGRPNIKEVLREGQEVIVQIDKEERGNKGAALTTFISLAGSYLVLMPNNPRAGGISRRIEGDDRTELKEALSALELPDGMGLIVRTAGVGKSAESLQWDLSFRLKHWEAIKKAADSRPAPFLIHQESNVIVRAFRDYLRQDIGEILIDNPKVLELARQHIAALGRPDFSSKIKLYTGEIPLFSHYQIESQIESAFQREVRLPSGGSIVIDSTEALTAIDINSARATRGGDIEETAFNTNLEAADEIARQLRLRDLGGLIVIDFIDMTPVRHQRAVENRLREAVRQDRARIQISHISRFGLLEMSRQRLSPSLGESSHHVCPRCSGTGTIRDNESLSLSILRLIEEEALKDNTKEVHAIVPVPVASYLLNEKRDAVSAIEKRQGGVRAIIVPNDQMETPHYSVLRVRKGEETQTLSYHLPKLHEAEMALPSEEEHAERRRPEQPALAAFVMPDAPPAPVEVEKESHSAVKADAKPAAAAAAPAVASTGFVARLLGGLKKLFAGDAPAAAPVEAKPEEKAAESENNQQRGDRRNNRRSNNRRDRTPRNGENAQGREGREPREAREPRESREPREAREPRDNQDNRRNKRQNEPRGERPALTDEQLQQRDEQQQQRREQRAERQRRRQDEKRNQQQDQKVAETVAQTDIADENVAQEEERVQVMPRRKQRQLTQRVRVGDTGEVAAAIPAPAVTEAVVENAQRATFNEQPEVAQDEQDDNENRDSANMPRRSRRSPRHLRVSGQRRRRYRDERYPTQSAMPLESAASSPEMASGKVWITYPVAQAHDQFSSQEALNEMPDYSYQHTGEADALPVAAAAEQVAQPAAQEAVHQSEPQAHTEVPVVNTDDLTPVAAPVNEEPAVISAAVEQIAQQTAAEAVPADEVTTAPAETALTNQVEDVQADVAPAADVVAASSEVAPAAEVASASTETVSATEVTPAEAVPAAETAAPQASEAVVAAAQAPAEVEPAVAAAEQAPSEVEPAVAAQVEEVLAAPVAAEAPAAPVTEPHAPVAARDTAVSNAETRWKHHATAPMTKAPAPAWEPEVVRHSDWVRPPFDFEGRGSAGGHSATHQATAPATRPESV